The Luteitalea sp. genome has a segment encoding these proteins:
- a CDS encoding glycosyltransferase — MQVGGHRGRHLEGARRGCQVTSVAIVIVSFNTRADLARCLASLGAHPPVTPHQIVVVDNASADGSADFVAAAWPEACLIRNDTNVGFARATNQGIRRTTGDLVLLLNSDTIVSSAAIDALCQALLSDPQAVAAGPRLVDTTGWAELSFGRMVSPWNELRQKTLGWLSVAGPAWARHRLQERTKVRRYADWVSGACLLVRRRAAEAAGLLDDRFFMYGEDVDFCAALRAGGGRILFVPSVEVVHLRGRSGRATPAATMTAYRRSQIAFYQKHHPAWVPALKGYLWLRGQLRDV, encoded by the coding sequence ATACAGGTGGGAGGCCACCGCGGCCGCCACCTTGAGGGTGCTCGAAGAGGCTGCCAGGTGACCTCTGTCGCCATTGTGATCGTGAGCTTCAATACGCGTGCCGATCTCGCGCGCTGCCTCGCTTCACTTGGGGCACATCCTCCAGTCACGCCCCACCAGATCGTCGTTGTCGACAACGCGTCAGCCGATGGCAGCGCGGACTTCGTTGCTGCGGCGTGGCCTGAGGCGTGCCTGATTCGCAACGACACGAACGTCGGCTTCGCGCGCGCCACCAACCAGGGAATCCGCAGAACGACAGGTGATCTGGTGCTGCTCCTCAATAGCGACACGATCGTGTCGTCTGCAGCCATCGACGCGCTGTGCCAGGCGCTGCTGTCGGATCCGCAGGCTGTTGCCGCCGGTCCACGCCTGGTCGACACGACCGGTTGGGCGGAGCTGTCATTCGGCCGCATGGTCAGCCCCTGGAACGAGCTTCGCCAGAAGACGCTCGGATGGCTGTCAGTGGCGGGGCCCGCCTGGGCTCGCCATCGACTTCAAGAGCGGACCAAGGTGCGGCGGTACGCCGACTGGGTGAGCGGCGCCTGCTTGCTCGTTCGACGCCGGGCCGCGGAGGCTGCCGGGCTACTGGACGACCGATTCTTCATGTACGGCGAGGACGTCGATTTCTGCGCGGCGCTGCGTGCGGGCGGCGGCCGCATCCTCTTCGTGCCAAGCGTCGAAGTCGTGCACCTGCGCGGGCGGTCCGGCCGGGCGACGCCGGCGGCCACGATGACCGCGTATCGCCGCAGCCAGATTGCCTTCTATCAGAAGCATCACCCCGCGTGGGTTCCTGCGCTGAAGGGCTACTTGTGGCTTCGGGGGCAGCTTCGCGACGTGTGA
- a CDS encoding glycosyltransferase has translation MRIAIDIRKLHDFGIGTYVRNMLRQLARIDAETEYVLLCRPEDRVAAAQLGPNFRAVVEASRPYSVREQLAVPAKLRRERVDVFHTPHYVLPPLVRCKSVVTIHDCIHLMFPQYLPNRLAYSYARASMWAAARAACRILTVSEASKHDILRYCRVPAEKVTVIPNAIDDRFGTPPTDEEIRVVRERYQLHDPFVLYAGNVKPHKNIGRLIEAFGLVHRGGLDHIKLLVIGDEISKYTTLRRAVHRNKLHTHVRFLGFVPDSTLAVLYRLAGVFVFPSLYEGFGLPPLEAMASGTPVVTSNVSSLPEVVGDAALLIDPHDTQAIADAIRRVLTDCELRHELRARGLARARIYSWERSVRRVREIYDEVAGE, from the coding sequence GTGCGCATCGCGATCGACATCCGAAAGCTCCACGACTTCGGGATCGGCACGTACGTACGAAACATGCTGCGTCAACTGGCGCGGATCGACGCCGAAACCGAGTACGTGCTCCTCTGCAGGCCAGAGGACCGGGTAGCCGCCGCACAACTGGGCCCAAACTTTCGTGCCGTGGTCGAAGCCAGCAGGCCTTACTCGGTCCGTGAGCAGCTCGCCGTGCCTGCCAAGCTGCGGCGCGAGCGTGTCGACGTATTCCACACACCACATTACGTCTTGCCGCCGCTGGTCCGGTGCAAGTCAGTGGTCACCATCCATGACTGCATCCACCTGATGTTCCCGCAGTACCTGCCCAATCGGCTGGCCTATAGCTACGCCCGCGCCTCCATGTGGGCCGCCGCGCGAGCAGCCTGTCGGATACTCACCGTGTCCGAAGCGTCGAAGCACGACATCCTGCGCTATTGCCGCGTGCCAGCCGAGAAAGTGACGGTTATCCCCAATGCCATCGACGATCGGTTCGGCACGCCGCCAACCGACGAGGAGATCCGCGTCGTGCGCGAGCGCTACCAGCTCCACGACCCCTTCGTGCTGTATGCCGGCAACGTCAAGCCGCACAAGAACATCGGCCGACTCATCGAAGCGTTTGGTCTCGTGCATCGGGGCGGGCTCGACCACATCAAGCTCCTCGTCATCGGCGATGAGATCTCCAAATACACGACGCTGCGGCGGGCCGTCCACCGAAACAAGCTGCACACGCACGTCCGTTTCCTCGGATTCGTGCCCGATAGCACGCTTGCCGTGCTGTATCGGCTGGCGGGCGTCTTCGTGTTTCCATCGCTGTACGAAGGCTTTGGTCTGCCTCCGCTCGAGGCCATGGCGAGCGGCACGCCTGTCGTTACCTCGAATGTCTCGTCGTTGCCCGAAGTCGTTGGCGATGCGGCCCTGCTCATCGATCCCCACGATACGCAAGCGATTGCGGATGCAATTAGACGCGTGCTGACCGACTGTGAGCTGCGGCATGAGCTGCGCGCGCGCGGCTTGGCACGGGCACGGATCTACTCGTGGGAACGATCGGTCCGCCGCGTGCGCGAGATTTACGACGAAGTGGCCGGGGAGTAG
- a CDS encoding glycosyltransferase, with amino-acid sequence MTSEQVTPVDEVTWQRETRGLRVAIVHDWLTGTRGGERLLEAVVRLFPQATLFTLVHRRGSMAAAIEQLPPRTSPLQWLPRASRWYRQYLPLFPWTVEQWDFDGFDLVISSSHCAVKSVVAPGRARHLCYCHTPVRYAWDQFAAYFGRGRTGPASLLFRLALAAFARWDRATSGRPDRYVANSQYVAGRIYRYYNRRAVVVHPPVDTGFFLPDGRTPEAFYLVVSALVPYKRLDVAIEACRRLGRSLKIVGEGPELPRLQALAGGQVEFVGRLSDQGVRDLYRRARAVLLPGEEDFGLVPLEAQACGRPVVALGRGGARESVVSGVTGILTEDASVDGFAAGLARFEQQQFAADRIRRHAERFSLGRFFQELRAVLLDLIHSPIDKVRW; translated from the coding sequence GTGACAAGTGAGCAGGTGACTCCTGTCGATGAAGTGACCTGGCAACGCGAGACCCGCGGTCTGCGTGTGGCCATCGTTCACGACTGGCTGACCGGCACGCGAGGCGGTGAGCGCCTCCTCGAAGCCGTGGTCCGGCTCTTTCCACAGGCGACCCTCTTCACCTTGGTCCACCGCCGCGGGAGCATGGCCGCTGCTATCGAACAGTTACCGCCACGCACCTCCCCGCTACAGTGGCTGCCTCGTGCCTCCCGCTGGTACCGTCAGTATCTGCCGCTGTTTCCCTGGACCGTCGAGCAGTGGGACTTCGACGGCTTCGACCTGGTGATCAGCTCGAGCCACTGCGCGGTGAAATCGGTGGTTGCTCCTGGCCGGGCGCGACACCTCTGCTATTGCCACACGCCCGTCCGGTACGCCTGGGATCAGTTCGCCGCATACTTCGGTCGCGGCCGGACTGGGCCGGCGAGCCTACTGTTTCGGCTCGCCCTGGCGGCGTTTGCGCGCTGGGATCGCGCCACGAGTGGACGGCCGGACCGCTATGTGGCGAATTCCCAGTATGTTGCGGGACGAATCTACCGATACTATAATCGGCGAGCGGTTGTTGTGCATCCGCCGGTCGACACCGGCTTCTTTCTGCCCGACGGGCGCACTCCCGAGGCCTTTTACCTGGTGGTCTCGGCCCTCGTGCCGTACAAGCGCCTCGACGTGGCAATCGAGGCCTGCCGGCGCCTGGGGAGATCGCTCAAGATCGTTGGCGAGGGTCCAGAGCTACCTCGGCTGCAGGCTCTGGCCGGTGGCCAGGTGGAGTTCGTCGGCAGGTTGAGTGACCAGGGCGTGCGCGATCTCTACCGGCGTGCGCGCGCGGTCCTGTTACCGGGGGAAGAGGATTTCGGTCTCGTGCCGCTCGAGGCACAGGCCTGTGGGCGGCCGGTTGTTGCGTTGGGGCGTGGTGGGGCGCGCGAGAGCGTGGTGTCCGGCGTCACCGGCATCCTGACGGAAGATGCGTCGGTGGACGGCTTTGCAGCAGGCCTGGCGCGCTTCGAGCAACAACAGTTCGCCGCCGACCGAATCCGGCGGCATGCCGAACGGTTTTCGCTCGGTCGATTCTTCCAGGAGCTCCGCGCGGTGCTCCTGGATCTGATTCACAGCCCGATTGACAAGGTGCGATGGTAA
- a CDS encoding undecaprenyl-phosphate glucose phosphotransferase, with the protein MVKRWNRLLIAIHVGTDALLGMTAFVLAYLIRFESGLIPLAKGHPPFSQYLRILPIIGLLVPLSFQLHGIYRLRRGRSRVDDFFAVFVGTILAVVLGVVSTLYIQAYYVSDALKDRGAFEVSQLVWGFFLVLTVGLTYLSREAVREVMEGRWRRGIGLKRVLIAGAGDLGRLVADKALEHRELGLKVVGFVDDRAADDHMGYRGLPLLGTLDDTADIIQRERIDQLYVALPLDEHVRMLELVDHANREIVDIKVVPDLLQMISLKARLEELDGIPIIDIHDAPLRGFNAVLKRAIDMMLSAAALVLLSVPIALVGLLIKLTSSGPALFRQERMGLDGRSFHVWKFRSMYHDAEQLTGPVMASADDPRCTPVGRLLRRTNLDELPQFWNVLKGDMSLVGPRPERPHFVEQFRHQIPQYMLRHKVRAGLTGWAQVNGWRGNTSIEKRIEYDLYYIQNWSVMLDLKIMWLTLFRGFFHRHAH; encoded by the coding sequence ATGGTAAAGCGCTGGAACCGTCTGCTGATCGCGATTCACGTGGGAACCGACGCCCTCCTGGGGATGACGGCCTTCGTGCTCGCGTATCTCATTCGGTTCGAGAGCGGCCTCATCCCGCTCGCCAAGGGCCACCCGCCGTTTTCCCAGTATCTCCGCATCCTGCCGATTATTGGGCTGCTGGTGCCGCTGTCGTTCCAACTGCACGGCATCTACCGTTTGCGGCGCGGGCGGTCCCGTGTCGACGATTTCTTCGCCGTCTTCGTCGGCACCATCCTGGCCGTCGTCCTCGGCGTGGTCTCTACGCTGTACATCCAAGCCTATTACGTCTCCGACGCCTTGAAGGATCGTGGCGCCTTCGAGGTGTCGCAGCTCGTGTGGGGCTTCTTTCTCGTCTTGACGGTTGGCCTGACGTATCTCTCACGCGAGGCGGTACGCGAGGTCATGGAGGGCCGCTGGCGGAGAGGCATTGGACTCAAGCGGGTGTTGATTGCGGGCGCTGGCGACCTGGGCCGCCTCGTCGCGGACAAGGCTCTCGAGCACCGCGAGCTCGGCCTCAAGGTGGTCGGCTTCGTGGACGATCGAGCCGCCGATGACCACATGGGCTACCGCGGCCTTCCGCTTCTCGGCACGCTCGATGATACGGCCGACATCATTCAGCGCGAGCGGATCGACCAGCTGTACGTGGCGCTGCCGCTCGACGAGCACGTCAGGATGCTGGAGCTCGTCGACCATGCCAACCGCGAGATCGTCGATATCAAGGTCGTGCCCGACCTGCTGCAGATGATCTCGCTCAAAGCGCGCCTCGAGGAGCTCGATGGCATCCCGATCATCGATATCCACGACGCACCTCTGCGGGGCTTCAACGCCGTGCTCAAGCGCGCGATCGATATGATGCTATCGGCCGCAGCCCTGGTTCTGCTCTCCGTCCCCATCGCCCTCGTCGGACTGCTGATCAAGCTCACCTCGTCTGGGCCCGCCCTGTTCCGGCAGGAGCGTATGGGGCTCGACGGTCGGTCGTTCCACGTGTGGAAGTTTCGGTCGATGTACCACGATGCAGAGCAGCTCACCGGGCCGGTGATGGCGAGTGCAGACGACCCGCGTTGCACGCCCGTGGGCCGCTTGCTTCGTCGCACGAACCTCGACGAGCTCCCGCAGTTCTGGAACGTCTTGAAGGGGGACATGTCGCTCGTGGGGCCACGGCCGGAACGTCCGCATTTCGTCGAGCAGTTCAGGCACCAGATTCCCCAGTACATGCTGCGCCACAAGGTGCGCGCCGGACTCACGGGCTGGGCACAGGTCAACGGCTGGCGAGGGAACACGTCCATCGAGAAACGAATCGAGTACGATCTCTACTACATTCAAAACTGGTCGGTCATGCTCGATCTCAAGATCATGTGGCTGACCCTGTTTCGTGGCTTCTTTCACAGGCACGCTCATTGA
- a CDS encoding NAD-dependent epimerase/dehydratase family protein → MPRVVITGVAGFIGSHLAETLLERGYAVIGIDNLLTGDVANIAHLVNRDFQFIKHDVTNYIYIGGTVDYVLHWASPASPIDYLQLPIQTLKVGALGTHKALGLAKEKGAKFVLASTSEVYGDPREHPQKESYWGNVNPIGPRGVYDEAKRFAEAMTVAYHRYHGLDTKIVRIFNTYGPRMRVSDGRAVPEFIGQALRGESLSVFGDGTQTRSFCYITDLVDGIVRLMESNVNDPVNIGNPHELTLDELARTIIRLTGSSSEVVHKPLPEDDPKVRRPDIGRARTLLGWEPGVSLEKGLTDTIAWFRKKLGIDQTIERSR, encoded by the coding sequence ATGCCGCGGGTCGTCATCACCGGCGTCGCCGGATTCATCGGCTCCCACCTTGCCGAAACCCTCTTGGAACGTGGGTACGCGGTGATCGGAATCGATAACCTGCTCACGGGAGACGTGGCCAACATCGCGCACTTGGTCAACCGCGACTTCCAGTTCATCAAGCACGATGTGACGAATTACATCTACATCGGCGGGACGGTCGACTACGTTCTCCACTGGGCGAGCCCGGCGAGCCCGATCGACTACCTGCAGCTGCCAATCCAGACCTTGAAGGTCGGGGCCCTCGGGACGCACAAGGCGCTTGGCCTCGCGAAGGAGAAGGGGGCCAAGTTCGTGCTGGCCTCGACCTCCGAAGTCTACGGTGATCCGCGCGAGCACCCGCAGAAGGAGTCCTACTGGGGCAACGTCAATCCGATCGGCCCGCGCGGCGTGTACGACGAAGCGAAACGATTCGCCGAAGCGATGACGGTCGCCTATCATCGCTACCACGGGCTGGATACGAAGATCGTCCGGATCTTCAACACGTACGGGCCGCGCATGCGGGTGAGCGACGGCCGCGCGGTGCCTGAGTTCATCGGTCAAGCCCTCCGGGGCGAGTCGCTGAGCGTGTTCGGCGATGGCACCCAAACACGAAGCTTCTGCTACATCACGGACCTGGTCGACGGGATCGTTCGCTTGATGGAATCGAACGTCAATGACCCCGTCAACATCGGCAACCCACACGAGCTCACGCTCGACGAGCTCGCTCGCACCATCATTCGTCTCACCGGCTCATCCAGCGAGGTCGTTCACAAGCCGCTGCCGGAAGACGACCCCAAGGTGCGCCGGCCCGACATCGGCCGGGCGCGCACGCTTCTCGGCTGGGAGCCAGGCGTCTCGCTGGAGAAAGGCCTGACGGACACGATTGCCTGGTTTCGCAAGAAGTTGGGTATCGACCAGACCATCGAGCGCAGCCGTTGA
- a CDS encoding CDP-alcohol phosphatidyltransferase family protein, with translation MSVLTPANQLTLLRMLLIPAFALLVLYGHLGTGLLVFLLAGLTDLLDGVIARRSGQKTALGAWLDPVADKLLLLTAFVLLTLPLPHLLHRLPVWLTVLVLSRDIGIVATVAIFNLAVEQRTFRPSIYGKLATAIYVGTGVITLYYNYIARPSVVPSVFVWAALAITIVSGLHYLVRAARIIREH, from the coding sequence ATGTCTGTCCTGACGCCCGCCAATCAGCTCACGCTGCTGCGGATGCTGCTCATCCCGGCGTTTGCGCTGCTCGTCCTGTACGGCCACCTCGGCACGGGCCTGCTGGTCTTCCTCCTCGCCGGGCTCACGGACCTGCTCGATGGCGTCATCGCGCGACGCTCCGGCCAGAAGACCGCGCTCGGGGCCTGGCTCGATCCGGTGGCTGACAAGCTGCTGCTGCTGACGGCATTCGTGCTATTGACGCTGCCGCTGCCGCATCTCCTGCATCGCCTCCCGGTCTGGCTGACCGTGCTCGTGCTCAGCCGCGATATTGGCATCGTGGCGACCGTTGCCATCTTCAACCTGGCGGTGGAGCAGCGGACGTTCCGGCCGTCGATATACGGCAAGCTCGCCACGGCCATCTACGTCGGGACCGGCGTGATCACGCTCTACTACAATTACATCGCGCGTCCGTCGGTCGTCCCGAGCGTGTTCGTCTGGGCGGCGCTGGCCATCACGATTGTTTCCGGCCTGCACTATCTGGTGCGCGCCGCGCGCATCATCAGAGAGCACTGA
- a CDS encoding tetratricopeptide repeat protein, with protein sequence MIGGSDLAGASGSRGVRVVSRALAIVLLLSVAAACARRTAPVTPPATPAYPQFPFPAVTDDLARTAGTLTTDHQRAWSLLQTGRADQAARDFERVLSRESTFYPAATGLGFSELAQKQADAALEHFDRALGHAPAYAPALLGRAETLLMLQRDGDALAAYEAALSADPGLTNVRQRIEVIRFRAVQADVAAAEQARQRGELPRARAYYQRAITASPESGFLYRDLAQVERELGELDRALAHVERAIALDPSDAVSYQVLGQLREQQGKRDAALAAYREAASLDPTLDVAPRIEALEARTEVERLPAAYQTIPGAVAIGRGDLAAMFGIRLAPVIERASQSSVLLTDTRRHWAESWILGVAQSGIMDVYGNHTFQPEARLTRGELATAASRVLALIGTSRPALAASWDRARQSFADMESSHLLYAEASRAVAAGIMRVREDGTFAPAETVSGSEAVAAVERLAQLAEEAGLTVNHE encoded by the coding sequence ATGATCGGCGGATCGGATCTCGCTGGCGCGAGCGGTTCTCGCGGCGTTCGCGTCGTCTCCCGGGCCCTGGCGATCGTCCTGCTGCTGTCGGTTGCGGCGGCCTGTGCGCGGCGCACTGCTCCCGTCACGCCGCCAGCCACGCCGGCGTATCCGCAGTTCCCGTTTCCCGCCGTCACCGATGATCTCGCGCGGACTGCGGGCACCCTCACCACTGATCACCAGCGGGCCTGGTCGCTCCTCCAAACCGGGCGTGCCGACCAAGCGGCCCGCGACTTCGAACGCGTGCTCTCGCGCGAGTCGACGTTCTATCCGGCTGCGACCGGGTTGGGATTCAGCGAGCTGGCGCAGAAGCAAGCCGACGCGGCGCTCGAGCATTTCGACCGTGCGCTTGGGCACGCACCGGCCTACGCGCCCGCCCTGCTGGGTCGTGCCGAAACGCTGCTGATGCTCCAGCGTGATGGCGACGCGTTGGCGGCGTACGAGGCGGCGCTCTCCGCCGATCCGGGGCTCACCAACGTCCGCCAACGGATCGAGGTCATTCGCTTTCGTGCGGTACAGGCCGATGTAGCCGCAGCAGAGCAAGCACGACAGCGTGGCGAGCTGCCACGCGCCCGCGCCTACTACCAGCGAGCGATTACTGCGTCTCCGGAGAGCGGATTCCTGTACCGCGACCTCGCGCAAGTCGAGCGCGAGCTGGGTGAGCTCGACCGGGCCCTAGCCCACGTGGAGCGGGCGATCGCGCTCGATCCCAGCGATGCAGTGTCGTACCAGGTCCTGGGTCAACTGCGTGAGCAGCAAGGGAAGAGGGATGCGGCGCTCGCTGCCTACCGAGAGGCTGCGAGCTTGGATCCGACCTTGGATGTGGCACCCCGCATCGAGGCGCTCGAAGCACGCACGGAGGTCGAGCGGCTCCCAGCGGCGTACCAGACCATTCCGGGCGCCGTCGCGATCGGGCGCGGCGATCTTGCGGCGATGTTTGGCATTCGGCTCGCGCCGGTCATCGAGAGGGCATCCCAGTCGTCGGTGCTGCTGACCGATACCCGGCGCCACTGGGCCGAGTCCTGGATTCTTGGTGTCGCACAGTCCGGTATCATGGACGTCTACGGCAACCACACGTTTCAACCGGAGGCCAGACTCACCCGTGGCGAGCTCGCCACGGCGGCGAGCCGCGTCTTGGCGCTGATCGGCACGAGCCGACCGGCGCTGGCCGCTTCGTGGGACCGGGCGCGTCAATCGTTTGCCGATATGGAATCGAGCCACTTGCTCTATGCCGAAGCCTCGCGCGCGGTGGCGGCCGGTATCATGCGCGTCCGCGAGGACGGCACGTTCGCTCCCGCTGAGACCGTGTCAGGGAGTGAGGCGGTCGCCGCGGTGGAGCGACTCGCGCAGTTGGCAGAAGAAGCGGGACTAACGGTGAATCATGAGTAG
- the hflX gene encoding GTPase HflX, translated as MSESAFTGRETRERTVLVLLPISGRCTDTDEHRQELAGLAEAAGATVVATMIQERPRPDPATLIGPGKVADVAAACATHEAHLVIFDHELSPAQLRNLEDRLDRRVIDRTQLILDIFARRARTREGKLQVELAQLRYLLPRLVGSAAAFSRLGGGIGTRGPGETKLETDRRKIRLRITSLTRALAAVEQRRARLRERRRRTARPTVALVGYTNAGKTTLFNLLTKAGATESDALFVTLDPLARELKLPGRQAVLLSDTVGFIDRLPHTLVAAFRATLEEVAKADLLLHVVDAARASASHQMDAVTRVLAEVGATEVDQLVVFNKCDALTPEQRSRLEQRYPAAFFVSALRGEGVEPLLRAVASALALDTRRITMDLDPDQAKDRELLSRLYRYARVLQHAAHGRRVSIEAEVPRRLVARFRGADVG; from the coding sequence CTGTCAGAGAGCGCGTTCACGGGTCGAGAGACGCGGGAGCGCACCGTGCTCGTGCTGCTTCCGATATCGGGCCGGTGCACCGATACCGACGAGCACCGACAGGAGCTCGCCGGCCTGGCCGAAGCCGCCGGGGCCACGGTCGTTGCCACGATGATTCAGGAGCGGCCTCGGCCCGATCCGGCAACGCTCATTGGTCCCGGAAAAGTGGCTGACGTCGCAGCCGCGTGCGCGACGCACGAAGCACACCTCGTGATCTTCGATCATGAGCTCTCGCCGGCCCAGTTACGTAATTTGGAGGATCGGTTGGATCGGCGTGTGATCGACCGCACGCAGCTCATTCTCGACATCTTCGCGAGACGTGCCCGCACGCGTGAGGGGAAGCTCCAGGTCGAGTTGGCGCAGCTCAGGTATCTGCTTCCGCGCCTGGTCGGATCGGCTGCAGCGTTCTCGCGGCTCGGCGGTGGCATCGGCACGCGTGGTCCGGGTGAGACCAAGCTCGAAACGGACCGCCGCAAAATTCGCTTGCGCATCACGTCGCTCACCCGCGCCTTGGCTGCCGTGGAGCAACGTCGCGCCCGGTTGCGCGAGCGCCGACGCCGGACGGCACGTCCGACCGTGGCGCTGGTCGGCTATACCAACGCCGGCAAGACGACGCTGTTCAATCTCTTGACGAAGGCGGGGGCCACCGAATCGGATGCCCTCTTCGTGACGTTGGATCCGCTCGCCCGTGAGCTGAAGCTCCCCGGTCGACAAGCCGTGCTGCTCTCGGACACGGTTGGATTCATCGACCGGCTTCCTCACACGCTCGTGGCGGCGTTTCGCGCGACGCTCGAAGAAGTAGCAAAAGCGGATCTCTTGCTCCACGTCGTGGATGCCGCACGCGCGTCAGCCTCCCACCAAATGGACGCCGTGACGCGCGTGCTGGCAGAGGTCGGGGCCACCGAAGTCGATCAGCTCGTCGTGTTCAACAAGTGCGACGCGTTGACGCCGGAGCAACGGTCTCGGCTGGAACAGCGATACCCGGCTGCGTTCTTCGTATCGGCGCTGCGGGGTGAAGGCGTCGAGCCGCTCCTGCGAGCCGTCGCTTCCGCGCTGGCGCTCGACACGCGTCGCATCACGATGGATCTCGACCCGGACCAAGCGAAGGATCGCGAGCTGTTGTCGCGGTTGTATCGTTACGCGCGCGTCTTGCAACATGCGGCTCATGGTCGTCGCGTCTCGATCGAAGCCGAGGTGCCGCGTCGGCTGGTCGCGCGCTTCCGTGGAGCGGACGTGGGATGA
- a CDS encoding threonylcarbamoyl-AMP synthase: protein MQRVEVCDVRQRWATAIERAVALLRTGQIVAYPTDTLYALGAAANDARAVRAVMALKERPTDKALPIIAADLEQVAAHVGSLPPLGLRLAQRLWPGPLTLVMTASRPLAPGIVAPDGSVAVRVPASDVARALAAAVERPVTSTSANKASGSPAESADEVTRVFGTTVALVLDGGPAPAVAPSTIVDIRGTAPQLLREGALTWGHVLESLE, encoded by the coding sequence ATGCAGCGCGTCGAAGTCTGTGACGTCCGGCAGCGATGGGCCACGGCGATCGAGCGGGCCGTCGCGCTGCTGCGGACGGGACAGATCGTCGCCTATCCCACGGATACGCTATATGCGCTCGGTGCCGCGGCCAACGACGCGCGCGCCGTTCGTGCGGTCATGGCGCTCAAGGAACGCCCGACCGATAAGGCCCTGCCGATTATCGCTGCTGACCTCGAGCAGGTTGCTGCGCATGTCGGCTCGCTGCCGCCGCTCGGTCTGCGGCTCGCGCAACGCTTGTGGCCCGGCCCGCTGACCCTCGTCATGACCGCAAGCCGTCCGCTCGCTCCTGGCATTGTCGCACCGGACGGCTCGGTGGCTGTGCGCGTGCCCGCGAGCGACGTTGCCCGTGCTCTCGCGGCCGCCGTCGAGCGGCCGGTGACCTCGACCAGCGCCAATAAGGCGAGCGGATCGCCGGCAGAGTCGGCCGATGAGGTGACTCGTGTGTTTGGTACGACGGTCGCGCTCGTCCTGGACGGTGGACCTGCACCCGCGGTCGCTCCATCAACGATCGTCGATATACGCGGGACCGCACCACAGCTCCTGCGCGAAGGGGCACTCACCTGGGGGCACGTGCTAGAATCGCTCGAGTGA
- the glpX gene encoding class II fructose-bisphosphatase, which translates to MESDLSLEFLRVVEQAAISSAHTMGQGDRHKSDAAAVTAMRTTLDTVPIDGTIVIGEGERDQAPMLYIGERVGMGVGETTDKFPKIDIAVDPLEGTNLCALGDSDAIAVLAASDENGLLHAPDIYMDKLVVGTEAKHAVFLDAPVAHNLRGIAKSLNRRVDDLVVVVLNRPRHEELIRQIRAVGARIRLIGDGDLSASIAAAVGGNGIHAVMGIGGAPEGVLTAAAMRCLNGELFARLIINDAEQEARCRQMGITDTKRVYTSEDLAPADSIIFAATGVTDGSLLKGVRFFGDGVRTYSLIMQTRPKRIRFIDTIHVKSTTDFKVRFF; encoded by the coding sequence ATGGAATCGGATCTGTCTCTTGAATTCCTCCGCGTTGTCGAGCAGGCGGCCATTTCGTCGGCGCACACGATGGGGCAGGGCGACCGACACAAATCAGACGCAGCCGCCGTGACCGCCATGCGGACGACGCTCGACACCGTGCCTATCGATGGGACGATCGTGATTGGTGAGGGAGAGCGCGACCAGGCGCCGATGCTCTACATCGGCGAGCGCGTGGGGATGGGCGTCGGCGAGACGACCGACAAGTTCCCGAAGATCGACATCGCGGTGGATCCGCTCGAGGGCACGAACCTCTGCGCCTTGGGCGATTCGGATGCCATCGCGGTGCTTGCCGCGTCGGATGAGAACGGCTTGCTGCATGCGCCCGACATCTACATGGACAAGCTCGTTGTCGGGACCGAGGCGAAGCATGCGGTGTTTCTCGATGCGCCGGTGGCACACAACCTGCGCGGGATCGCCAAATCGCTGAATCGTCGCGTGGATGACCTGGTGGTCGTGGTCTTGAACAGGCCGCGCCACGAAGAGCTGATTCGTCAGATTCGGGCGGTCGGCGCACGCATCCGCCTGATTGGCGACGGTGACCTCTCCGCCAGCATCGCGGCGGCGGTGGGCGGGAACGGCATCCATGCAGTGATGGGGATCGGCGGTGCACCGGAGGGTGTGCTGACCGCCGCCGCCATGCGCTGCCTGAACGGCGAGCTGTTCGCGCGACTGATCATCAACGACGCGGAACAGGAAGCGCGCTGCCGGCAGATGGGGATCACCGACACCAAGCGGGTGTACACCTCGGAGGATCTGGCGCCAGCCGACTCGATCATCTTCGCAGCCACAGGCGTGACGGATGGCTCGTTGCTCAAGGGCGTGCGCTTCTTCGGCGATGGTGTGCGAACCTACTCGCTCATCATGCAGACCAGGCCAAAGCGGATTCGGTTCATCGACACGATTCACGTGAAGAGCACGACGGACTTCAAAGTCAGGTTCTTCTAG